In the Candidatus Babeliales bacterium genome, AAAACTTTCTTCATCATCTGATCGCCACCCACATACCAGTAAAATCCTGTGATATAACGCCATCAAATTGTAAATTAAACAGTTCTGATTGTACTTGTCCAAAACTTAATTGGGTAGTATTAACAATGTCATCAACCGAAGATGGTTGCTTACACACACGTAAAATGTGTTTTTGCGCTGCAGAATATTTTTTTAACCCCATGTTCCATTTCATTTCACACGGGGACCCCGGCGTAGAGGAACGAAGCTGGGGAGAAGAAGAATGTATCAAAGGGGCAGAAGAATCAGTAACAAATAAAGCTTGTTGCACAAGAACTTGCTTGTCTGTACCTACTTCGTTAAAACTTCGAAGGTCAGGCAAAATAACACGATCGCCAAATTCACTCAAAATATCAGCGCTATTCATAATCAATTTTGCACCTTCTTGAATGAGTGCATTACACCCAGCACTCAGCTCATCGCCAATAGAGCCTGGAACTGCAAATACTTCTCTGCCCTGCTCCATAGCATAATGTGCAGAAATTAACGCGCCGCTTTTTTGTGCAGCTTG is a window encoding:
- a CDS encoding DNA-processing protein DprA gives rise to the protein QAAQKSGALISAHYAMEQGREVFAVPGSIGDELSAGCNALIQEGAKLIMNSADILSEFGDRVILPDLRSFNEVGTDKQVLVQQALFVTDSSAPLIHSSSPQLRSSTPGSPCEMKWNMGLKKYSAAQKHILRVCKQPSSVDDIVNTTQLSFGQVQSELFNLQFDGVISQDFTGMWVAIR